A segment of the Streptomyces sp. XD-27 genome:
CAGCCGACTCTGGCTCGACGGGGACGTCTCGTGCGTGCACCCGGGGTGGCCGGTGCTGCGCGGCCGCGGCGAGGTGCTCCGCTCGTACGCCCTGATCATGGCGAACACCGACTACATCCAGTTCTTCCTCACCGATGTCGAGGTGTCGGTGGTCGCGGACACGGCCCTGGTGACGTGTACGGAGAACATCCTCAGCGGCGCTCCCGCCGAGGAGGAGGGCGAGCTGGGGCCGCTGGTGGGGCAGCTGGTCGTGGCGACGAACGTCTTCCGGCGCACGGCGGACGGCTGGAAGCTGTGGTCGCACCACGGCTCGCCGGTGCTGGCCGAGAGCGACGAGGAGTCCGAGGCGTCGGACTGAACGGTTCCGGATACGCGGACCGCCTGCGGGACCGCCGAGTGGCCGGGCGGCACACCCCCGTCAGCGGGATGTGAGATGGGCCACTCGTTCGAGTCGCGTCGGGACCGGGTAGTGAGTGGTTCACGAGGGCGCGGGTAGACGCGGCCCGGGGCGTGCGCGTCCGGCCGTGGAGCCGTGCCCCGGCCCCCGTACGTGAGCGCTGTCGGTGCTCGCAGGTAGATTCGATTGGGTTGTCCCCACCGGAGGACTGGGGATGGGTGGGCGTCGCCGCGAGACGGTGTCGCCCGCGCACCGACGACCAGCAGGAGTGATTCGTGTGGATCGTGTCGCGCTGCGGGGCCTGAGGGCCCGCGGTCACCACGGGGTGTTTCCGCATGAACGCGAGGAAGGCCAGACCTTCGTCGTGGACCTCGTGCTCGGTCTGGACACCCGGCCCGCGGCGGCCGGTGACGACCTCACCAAGACCGTTCACTACGGAGTGGTGGCCGAGGAGGTCGTGGAGGTGGTGCGGGGCGAACCCGTCGACCTGATCGAGACCCTCGCCGAGCGGATCGCCGATCGGTGCCTGAAGCACGAAGCGGTGCGGGAGGTGGAGGTGGTCGTCCACAAGCCGGACGCGCCGATCACCGTGCCCTTCGACGACGTGACCATCACCATCACCCGGAGCAGAACATGATGAGCAGCAGCGACCCGACCGTGCAGCCCGTCCCCGCCTCCGTGGTGGAACAGGTGGACGCGGCCGACGTGACGTTGAGCAACCCGAAACGGGCCGTGATCTCCCTGGGCAGCAGCCTGGGCAACCGGCTGGAGACGCTCCAGGGCGCGGTCGACGCGCTGGAGGACACCCCGGGTGTGCGGGTCAAGGCGGTCTCGCCGGTGTACGAGACGGAGCCGTGGGGCGTCGACCCGGGCTCGCAGCCGTCGTACTTCAACGCGGTGG
Coding sequences within it:
- a CDS encoding nuclear transport factor 2 family protein translates to MTSLTDAEQVERANTALYEAMERGDHEGLSRLWLDGDVSCVHPGWPVLRGRGEVLRSYALIMANTDYIQFFLTDVEVSVVADTALVTCTENILSGAPAEEEGELGPLVGQLVVATNVFRRTADGWKLWSHHGSPVLAESDEESEASD
- the folB gene encoding dihydroneopterin aldolase; amino-acid sequence: MDRVALRGLRARGHHGVFPHEREEGQTFVVDLVLGLDTRPAAAGDDLTKTVHYGVVAEEVVEVVRGEPVDLIETLAERIADRCLKHEAVREVEVVVHKPDAPITVPFDDVTITITRSRT